From the Diospyros lotus cultivar Yz01 chromosome 13, ASM1463336v1, whole genome shotgun sequence genome, one window contains:
- the LOC127789037 gene encoding BTB/POZ domain-containing protein At3g08570 isoform X2 — translation MWLEMLQLLLMGSLFYSTSGKIRKMVADSKNSNISKLELLNLPGGVQAFELAAKFCYGMNFEITASNVAHLRCAAEFLEMTEDYREENLIARTETYLNEVVVQSLEMSVQVLSACETLLPMAEELGILNRCVNAIAVNACKEQLASGLSHLDFDGGSVDFKGGCLEWWVEDLSGLRIDFYHRVVSTMGRTGVRSDSIIASLMHYAQVSLKGIGKQQIWNPARTNSGVIESGQKAIVETLVSLLPTEKSSSIPLNFLFGMLKMAIMVDATLACRLELERRISLRLEMVSLDDLLIPSFQAGDSLFDVDTVHRILVHFLQRIEEEENNNCGYESDGFGSPSHGSMLKVGRLVDAYLAEIASDPYMSLQKFIAMIDVLPDYARVIDDGLYRAVDIYLKAHPMLTEQECKKLCKFIDCQKLSQEACNHAAQNDRLPVQMTVQVLYFEQIRLKNAVSGSFGDGHLSQKISSGVPSAAMSPRDNYASLRRENRELKLEISRMRVRLSELEKEQVFMKQGMIEKSGNGKTFLTSLSRGIGRITIFNGPRGGKKQKSGRKSRVPEGKTGRSRRYSVS, via the exons ATGTGGCTGGAGATGTTACAGTTATTGTTGATGGGGAGTCTTTTCTACTCCACAAG TGGGAAGATACGGAAAATGGTAGCAGATTCTAagaattcaaatatttcaaagcTGGAGCTCCTCAACTTACCTGGTGGTGTCCAGGCATTTGAGCTTGCTGCAAAGTTCTGTTATGGAATGAATTTTGAGATCACTGCTTCAAATGTGGCACATCTGCGCTGTGCAGCAGAGTTCCTTGAAATGACTGAAGATTATCGTGAAGAAAATCTTATAGCACGAACAGAGACATATCTGAATGAGGTGGTTGTTCAAAGTCTTGAAATGTCGGTTCAAGTCCTATCTGCATGTGAAACACTACTTCCTATGGCAGAGGAATTGGGAATTTTAAATAGATGTGTAAATGCAATTGCTGTGAATGCTTGTAAGGAGCAGCTGGCTTCAGGCTTATCCCATTTAGACTTTGATGGTGGATCTGTGGATTTTAAGGGTGGATGTCTTGAGTGGTGGGTCGAAGATCTCTCAGGACTAAGAATTGATTTTTATCATAGAGTGGTCTCCACTATGGGAAGAACTGGTGTGAGATCAGATAGCATTATTGCTTCCTTAATGCATTATGCTCAGGTTTCTTTAAAAGGTATTGGAAAGCAACAAATATGGAACCCAGCAAGAACAAATTCAGGAGTGATTGAATCTGGCCAAAAGGCTATTGTGGAAACTCTTGTGAGCCTTTTACCAACAGAGAAGAGTTCATCCATTCCGCTGAATTTTCTGTTTGGGATGTTGAAGATGGCAATCATGGTGGATGCTACCCTTGCTTGCAGGCTTGAGCTCGAAAGGAGGATTTCTTTAAGGCTGGAAATGGTTTCACTTGATGATCTTCTTATACCTTCCTTCCAGGCTGGGGACTCCTTGTTTGATGTTGATACTGTGCATCGAATATTAGTTCATTTCTTGCAACGGattgaagaggaagaaaataataattgtggTTATGAATCAGATGGGTTTGGTTCTCCAAGCCATGGCTCTATGTTGAAAGTTGGTCGGCTTGTTGATGCATATCTAGCGGAAATTGCTTCTGATCCTTATATGAGTTTACAAAAATTCATTGCGATGATTGATGTACTGCCTGATTATGCTCGTGTGATTGATGATGGGCTATACAGAGCTGTTGACATATATTTGAAG GCCCATCCCATGCTAACTGAGCAGGAGTGCAAGAAGCTCTGCAAGTTCATAGACTGTCAAAAGCTTTCTCAAGAAGCCTGCAATCATGCTGCACAGAATGACAGGCTCCCGGTCCAGATGACAGTTCAGGTTCTATATTTTGAGCAGATCCGACTGAAGAATGCCGTGTCTGGAAGCTTCGGGGATGGGCATCTTTCTCAAAAAATCAGTAGTGGTGTTCCTAGTGCAGCCATGTCTCCCCGAGATAATTATGCTTCCTTGAGGAGGGAGAACCGGGAACTAAAGCTTGAGATTTCAAGAATGCGAGTAAGGCTCAGTGAACTGGAAAAGGAACAGGTGTTCATGAAACAGGGGATGATAGAGAAGTCGGGGAATGGGAAGACTTTCCTAACTTCATTGTCCAGGGGGATTGGAAGAATCACCATATTCAATGGTCCACGCGGcggaaagaaacaaaaatctgGTAGGAAATCTCGAGTACCAGAAGGCAAAACTGGCAGGAGTAGGAGGTATTCTGTTTCATAA
- the LOC127789037 gene encoding BTB/POZ domain-containing protein At3g08570 isoform X1, translating to MVSDYSLDRSPKFCNSFANRIFSDVAGDVTVIVDGESFLLHKFPLVARSGKIRKMVADSKNSNISKLELLNLPGGVQAFELAAKFCYGMNFEITASNVAHLRCAAEFLEMTEDYREENLIARTETYLNEVVVQSLEMSVQVLSACETLLPMAEELGILNRCVNAIAVNACKEQLASGLSHLDFDGGSVDFKGGCLEWWVEDLSGLRIDFYHRVVSTMGRTGVRSDSIIASLMHYAQVSLKGIGKQQIWNPARTNSGVIESGQKAIVETLVSLLPTEKSSSIPLNFLFGMLKMAIMVDATLACRLELERRISLRLEMVSLDDLLIPSFQAGDSLFDVDTVHRILVHFLQRIEEEENNNCGYESDGFGSPSHGSMLKVGRLVDAYLAEIASDPYMSLQKFIAMIDVLPDYARVIDDGLYRAVDIYLKAHPMLTEQECKKLCKFIDCQKLSQEACNHAAQNDRLPVQMTVQVLYFEQIRLKNAVSGSFGDGHLSQKISSGVPSAAMSPRDNYASLRRENRELKLEISRMRVRLSELEKEQVFMKQGMIEKSGNGKTFLTSLSRGIGRITIFNGPRGGKKQKSGRKSRVPEGKTGRSRRYSVS from the exons ATGGTTTCCGATTACTCTCTCGACCGCTCCCCCAAATTCTGCAACTCCTTCGCTAACCG CATTTTTTCAGATGTGGCTGGAGATGTTACAGTTATTGTTGATGGGGAGTCTTTTCTACTCCACAAG TTTCCCCTTGTTGCTCGAAGTGGGAAGATACGGAAAATGGTAGCAGATTCTAagaattcaaatatttcaaagcTGGAGCTCCTCAACTTACCTGGTGGTGTCCAGGCATTTGAGCTTGCTGCAAAGTTCTGTTATGGAATGAATTTTGAGATCACTGCTTCAAATGTGGCACATCTGCGCTGTGCAGCAGAGTTCCTTGAAATGACTGAAGATTATCGTGAAGAAAATCTTATAGCACGAACAGAGACATATCTGAATGAGGTGGTTGTTCAAAGTCTTGAAATGTCGGTTCAAGTCCTATCTGCATGTGAAACACTACTTCCTATGGCAGAGGAATTGGGAATTTTAAATAGATGTGTAAATGCAATTGCTGTGAATGCTTGTAAGGAGCAGCTGGCTTCAGGCTTATCCCATTTAGACTTTGATGGTGGATCTGTGGATTTTAAGGGTGGATGTCTTGAGTGGTGGGTCGAAGATCTCTCAGGACTAAGAATTGATTTTTATCATAGAGTGGTCTCCACTATGGGAAGAACTGGTGTGAGATCAGATAGCATTATTGCTTCCTTAATGCATTATGCTCAGGTTTCTTTAAAAGGTATTGGAAAGCAACAAATATGGAACCCAGCAAGAACAAATTCAGGAGTGATTGAATCTGGCCAAAAGGCTATTGTGGAAACTCTTGTGAGCCTTTTACCAACAGAGAAGAGTTCATCCATTCCGCTGAATTTTCTGTTTGGGATGTTGAAGATGGCAATCATGGTGGATGCTACCCTTGCTTGCAGGCTTGAGCTCGAAAGGAGGATTTCTTTAAGGCTGGAAATGGTTTCACTTGATGATCTTCTTATACCTTCCTTCCAGGCTGGGGACTCCTTGTTTGATGTTGATACTGTGCATCGAATATTAGTTCATTTCTTGCAACGGattgaagaggaagaaaataataattgtggTTATGAATCAGATGGGTTTGGTTCTCCAAGCCATGGCTCTATGTTGAAAGTTGGTCGGCTTGTTGATGCATATCTAGCGGAAATTGCTTCTGATCCTTATATGAGTTTACAAAAATTCATTGCGATGATTGATGTACTGCCTGATTATGCTCGTGTGATTGATGATGGGCTATACAGAGCTGTTGACATATATTTGAAG GCCCATCCCATGCTAACTGAGCAGGAGTGCAAGAAGCTCTGCAAGTTCATAGACTGTCAAAAGCTTTCTCAAGAAGCCTGCAATCATGCTGCACAGAATGACAGGCTCCCGGTCCAGATGACAGTTCAGGTTCTATATTTTGAGCAGATCCGACTGAAGAATGCCGTGTCTGGAAGCTTCGGGGATGGGCATCTTTCTCAAAAAATCAGTAGTGGTGTTCCTAGTGCAGCCATGTCTCCCCGAGATAATTATGCTTCCTTGAGGAGGGAGAACCGGGAACTAAAGCTTGAGATTTCAAGAATGCGAGTAAGGCTCAGTGAACTGGAAAAGGAACAGGTGTTCATGAAACAGGGGATGATAGAGAAGTCGGGGAATGGGAAGACTTTCCTAACTTCATTGTCCAGGGGGATTGGAAGAATCACCATATTCAATGGTCCACGCGGcggaaagaaacaaaaatctgGTAGGAAATCTCGAGTACCAGAAGGCAAAACTGGCAGGAGTAGGAGGTATTCTGTTTCATAA